A single Heterodontus francisci isolate sHetFra1 chromosome 32, sHetFra1.hap1, whole genome shotgun sequence DNA region contains:
- the LOC137347828 gene encoding zinc finger protein 271-like, translating to MRPFQCSECEKAFKSRSDMVRHQRTHTGERPFTCTECGNRFTRSSNLLAHQRVHTGERPFTCTECGNRFTRSSTLLAHQRVHTGERPFTCTECGNRFTRSSYLLAHQRVHTGERPFTCTMCGNRFTCSSVLLKHQRIHTDERPFRCSHCRAGFRRSSDLTVHQCIHTGERPFTCSECGKGFIQLANLLTHRRVHTRERPFTCSDCGKGFAQSSNLLKHQRVHTGERPFPCSECGKGFTQLANLLTHRRVHTGERPFTCSDCGKGFAQSASLLKHQRVHTGERPFTCSVCGKGFAQSANLLTHQRVHTGERPFTCSDCGKGFAQSSNLLTHQRVHTGERPYTCSDCGKGFAQSSNLLKHQRVHTGERLFTCSVCEKGFACSANLLIHKKIHSDKRPFKCSKCEKMFKSRRDMVTHQRTHTGERPFTCTECGNRFTRSSNLLAHQRVHNCLQGLDSAVNHLQD from the coding sequence ATGAGACCTTTTCaatgttctgaatgtgagaaggCCTTTAAAAGCAGAAGTGACATGGTgagacaccaacgcactcacactggggagaggcctttcacctgcactgagtgtgggaacagattcacccgttcatccaacctgctggcacaccagagagttcacactggggagaggcctttcacctgcactgagtgtgggaacagATTCACCCGTTCATCCACTCTGCTGGcacaccagagagttcacactggggagaggcctttcacctgcactgagtgtgggaacagATTCACCCGTTCATCCTACCTGCTGGcacaccagagagttcacactggggagaggccattcacctgcaccatGTGTGGGAACAGATTCACATGTTCATCCgttctgctgaaacaccagcgcattcacactgatgagagacctttcAGGTGCTCTCACTGCAGGGCTGGGTTCAGGCGATCATCTGACCTCACTGTACACCAgtgtattcacactggggagaggccgttcacctgctctgaatgtgggaagggattcattcaattagccaacctgctgacacaccggcgagttcacactagggagaggccgttcacctgctctgactgtgggaagggatttgctcagtcatccaacctgctgaaacaccagcgagttcacactggggagaggccgttcccctgctctgaatgtgggaagggattcactcaattaGCCAACCTCCTGACACAccggcgagttcacactggggagaggccgttcacctgctctgactgtgggaaAGGATTTGCTCAGTCAGCcagcctgctgaaacaccagcgagttcacactggggagaggccgttcacctgctcagtgtgtgggaagggattcgctcaaTCAGCCAACctcctgacacaccagcgagttcacactggggagaggccgttcacctgctctgactgtgggaagggattcgctcaaTCATCCAATctcctgacacaccagcgagttcacactggggagaggccgtacacctgctctgactgtgggaagggatttgctcagtcatccaacctgctgaaacaccagcgagttcacactggggagaggctgttcacctgctctgtgtgtgagaaGGGATTTGCTTGTTCAGccaacctgctgatacacaagAAAATTCACAGtgataagagaccttttaaatgttctaaaTGTGAGAAGATGTTTAAAAGCAGACGTGACATGGTgacacaccaacgcactcacactggggagaggcctttcacctgcactgagtgtgggaacagattcacccgttcatccaacctgctggcacaccagcgagttcacaactgtttgcaggggttggattctgctgttaatcacctccaggactga